The DNA window GGCCAATGCAAGTAAAAATCTGAACACATCACTCCAGTCTTGGCTCGCCTCCACGGGTTGCCAGTGGCATCCTGGaacaggttcaaggttttgacactcacctacaaagccctccatggtttgggcccatgttacttgttggagcgtctctccttaatgtcatctgcccaacccacaagatcatcccagttgaggctcctccaggtggccaccaTGGGGGAGGCTGTGATGTTTGCCCTGTAGCCCCGGCTTGTTTCACCACCCCAGAGCTGACGAAGGTACCCCAACACGCctcttcacatgctgccacctgtggatttctttatcaacttatttcttatgaaagactaaggtccatccagtactgactttttaacagaaacaggtttatcaATTGCACGTAGTTGCAATCCCCAACAGAACTTTCCTGCCCTCTCCAGAACAGGCCTTGGTGGTACAACGGGGTAAAACAGATTCGTGGATGAACAGCTCCCTTTCGATTTAGGCCACACACTAAATCTAAATCTCTTACATTAACTAGTTTAATGTTCACAATGTTGGCTTAGCACCCTTTGAGCATCATCTTTTAGCACCTATCCAGTCCTGGTGGCCCCAAGGAGCATTTGGGAGTAGAAAAGCTAGAGATCCTGGCTGTCCTTTGGCTTCTGATCTCTGAGTACTTCCTCCTGTGTCTATTGtgagattctatctgtctgtggattttggattttttaacaaatcgtccacaaagggttaaactgaatgactacatctctactgacaagatactcagcactggcactccacaaggctgtgtccttagtccactactgttctccatttattcatcggattgcaccaataaccatcccagtaataggattatcaaatttgcagacgatacactagtaggacttatctctggggatgatgagtctgcgtatcgggacgaggtattacagctatcccgctggtgcaaaaaaaacaatcttttatttaacatccaaaaaaccaaggaattcatagtggactataggaaaaaaagagcagacattcagccactgtatatagatggagtttgtgtggaacaggtggttgaatgtaatagtcttgggactatcataacaaatgacctgacttggagtgcaaacaccgctgcgttaatcaggaaggcacaacaacggttgtattttctaaggattcttagaaagcaacaattgactgagagtttgttaatcaccttctatcggagtttgattgagagcatattatcctactgtctctgtgtatggttcacgagctgcacagtggcagagaaaaaggcaattcaaagggtgattaagacagcccaaaacatcattggctgttcactcctctctctGGAAGaactgtataagaacagatgtaagaggaagatatctaacatactgaaagactcctctcatccgggatatcagctctttaaactattaccatcaggaaggagattcagggtattgaaagcaaggacaagcagattcaagaacagtttttacccaaatgcagtattgagtttaaatgcgcagccataggtttttggtggaattttaattgctgagagaaaatggggtatctatatttggatggtgaaagttgtgtatattttaacttttttttgtagtgttgtccagttttaccttggggaagagcaccacatttcgttgcacccacttgtgagcggaatgacaaataaatttcttatgtcttatattcTCAGGGTCTGTCTATCAAGTCCCAGTTCCTTCTTTTCCTGACTTTCTAGAGATGAAACAACTTACTGACCCGTTCCCATCTATCATTTATTAAGTCACAAGTCTATCAAGTCAGAATTAGGGTTTAAGCTTTTCTATCTTGGATGTAACTTTCTCAATAAAGGTTAGTTGTTTTAGCTAGTTACACCTGCTTTATCATGTGACTAACAGCCCATATGTCTATACAACACTTACTCTGCTACTGAGAGAAACCTCACTTTCACTTGAACAGCTCAAGCACAAAAAATGTTCTACAGAGTTGTACAAGCCAGTAACACACAGCTGTACAACAGCAAGTGGCAGATATGTAAttaacaaggaaaataaattttaataaccAGAAATTCTGAGCAGTCTCTTGGCTTTTTTTAAACTCCAAGTCCACCTCGACCAGTTGCAAATTCTTTTGGAGCAATGGCAGAATAGGGAGTAGGTATGTTCCAGTTTATTAGACAGCTGTACTTAAGTCATATTGCTTCATGCGCTAACTTTCTTGCAAATTCTTTGATCAATGGTATGCTCCTAAGAATCCACGTAATCTTACAAAGAGAACAGCAGTCCAAGAGAGCTCAGGAAAAAGGAGTAGTAGTGATTATGTATTATCAAAATTTATTCAAGTTCAGTATGATTTCTCTacttacaaaagaaaaataattggtTCCTGTATCTTTTTTCACAAATGGAGAAAATCAACTGAAGTGAACGTTTGATGACCCATGGGTAAAGAGAACATAGCCACAGACCCACTCATCAcatccatgcatgcatgtaaacacaaaaatgcacaaagaGACAGAAGCTACATTTCAAAGTAAGGAAAAAAACGCACAGGCCCAACATTGAAAAACAGCTTCTCCACATTGTCTAATTTGATCAATATTAAATTCATAAATCCAGTATGAAACCTTACTTTACAGCAGCAAACACATTGTCACCAAGCTGAGAAATTGTGCAGCCTTTCTTAGCTTCATTTTCACCAACCCATACTGGCAGTTCATCTGGCACATCTCTATAAAACATGTAGAGAAAATATTCTGAAATAAAGTTCATCTGGCACATCTCTATAAAACATGTAGAGAaaatattctgaaataaaaaatgttttcagtagTTACATCTTCATTATTCCAGGTATGACAGAACACAGCCTTTGTAAAGCAAAAATGTCATTAAAACCCAGTAACCACCAACACAATACACATATATGCCCTAACTGGGGATGAAGGATTGAAAAGATCTATGAAGAACAAAAATTACGAattatgaaatatttttaaaggaactatCAAACTTCCTTTGCCTTGTCATTTGGCTATTTAGGTAAATGTCTCTTGATATCTGGATGTGCACAAATGTATCCTGGTCCTGATATAAATTCAGAACACAATCCTGTCACTGCTGTACtttttgtcaatttttttaaaaatgcagaaaacataattaaaaaaaaaaaacagccagaaaaacacaCAACTGTATACATGGTTAAGAATTTATGAAGGCATCAATGAGATCACACACTCAGATACATCAAATACACATTCTTTTCCTCTAAACTAGGGATTGGCAACTTTGGCTGGATTGAAGGTTGGTTTACTGACTGGTCAGCTGCTTAGGCTGCACTCCCACAGGGGTGTAgtatcagtatttttaaaaattcttctaaTCCCAATCATAAACACCATAtgtgagaaaatattttaaagatttaaaactATCGCTACCTTATAACATATTATCATTCTGTGAAAATCAAATGCATTCTTTTAGGCTAATTCATAAAATAATAGTTCATTGGCATAAATGTTATTGCGCAGTTATGCACAGCATGTAACCTTTAGAGGTGAAGTGCCATAAGTTGACtgacattatttgttgcacacCAAGCTACATGACTCAGTATACAACCAGTGATGtctagagatacagtggtgcctcaacttacgaacttaatccgttccagaagatggtcgtaactcgaactggtcgtaagtcaaagcaccatttcacaaaggaatgcattgaaaccccattaatccgttccagccgaggggaaaaaatcaccaaaacacacacacacacacacacacacacacacacacacacaagaaaaaacactgcaagcctcaTTGGAACGTGCTTGGGccggggggaaaaaatcacaaaaaacacacgacaccacagcaagccccatcagaacgcactggggctgggaaaaattgctaaaaaacaacaacaaacagagcaagccccattggaatgtgctggggctgaaaaaaaatcaccaaaaactaAAACAACACAGCATGCCCCATCGGAACACGCTGGGGCCGAAAGAAACACAtacaccaaaacaacaacaacatcaagaaaaatcacagcacagaagcataacccCCATTCctgcccaaacccaccctgcaaaaccctgtatgtactcactcagcagcagaaagcagcaccaggcaggcagtccgaagcctctatgcaaacacacacactctaaccgttggggtgaaagagctacaaagaagcagtctcttcccTTACCAACggttagtaatttaaattccctgccttttcccccaccttttttctgatcgtaactcaaagctccggtcgcaagtcgaagcaaaattttgcggccatagctggtcgtaactcaaattcTTCATAAATCAGGACAAttctaagtcgaggcaccactgtattcttaactCATGGTTGtccacttccaaaagttacacagGTTGCATAACTATGCAAGAAGGATGTAATTTTTGAAGAACAAAGGGCATTGTGGTACCCTTAcagtttggcataagctttcgtACACAGCAGCCAAGCTGTGGGCCACAGTCTATGGAaatgtatgccaaataaaatagtctttaaggtgccagggAAGCTTTTGTTGGTTTTACTGGAATAGACCAACACAGCTCTCTATCCACTTCAGGAGTTTCTCCAaaacaaaatgcatttctcaCCTGAAATATCCCATATGATATTGTGTTTTGCTGTCTTCAGTAATGATTGTCTGGAACTCAGGAGGGTCATAAAAAAATCTCCAGTGTAGACTGAAGTTGACATCCCCTGATCtatttgcctttttctgttttccatctAGAATGTCATATGGTCCAACCAGCTGAAGACCAAGGCTTGATCTGAGTGCATCTAGAACACAAAAATACCTATTATTTAATGTGTATAAATAATGGTCTGGCTTTTTTAATCATcccaaattacattttttaaaaagcttttactGGAAATGAAGCTCTTTGTACCCACTCTTGCTTATCCACTGTAACTGAAAGTTTCCCAAGGTACTGCCCCATCTATCCATTTCTAGGCTAATTAAGGCCCCATATACCCACTTCCTCACTGGGGTGGGAGCCTTACACAAAGAACTCTTCGTATCACAGTCTGAGTTATTAACTTCTTAAAACAGAATATTACTTTTCAAACCTGGAAAGAGATGTAAAGACTTTTTACTTCAAACACTAGGCAGAGGTAGAAACTTCCAATGGATGGTCATTGCTGCATAGAAGATTCAGTTGCTCAGTTTTCTAATTTCACCTCACCACAGAATAATCCTAAACATGACAACATGGAGCATGCAGTACATTTAACAGTTGTTACTTTCATGTCATGATGAGGACTCGTTTTCCATGTTCAGAGTTAAGTATGTGTAGAAGAGTTATATGTGTAGAAATGTGTAGAAGGCTTAATGTTTGCAgaagttaaaaaacaacaccttgtggcgcagtggttaaaccgctgcactgcagctaaaactgtgctcacgacctggggttcaaatcccaggtagccggctcaaggctgactcagccttctatccttccgaggtcagtaaaatgagtacccagctcgctggggggggggcaatgtgtagcctgcataattaaattgtaaaccgcccagagagtgcttgaagcgctatggggcggtatataagcagcacgctttgctttgcttttgctttgctttagggaAAAAATAAACTATCACTAGGAGACAGAGCCGCAGAACAGCCCAATAAGGAATGGCTATGCTGGTGAAAAGACTTGTTAACACAGGCAAACTTGAATGGAGTATCCCACAGAAAGGTATGACTGGCTCACTGGAACAATGAACATGAGCAGCCCACAGTAAAATATTGACCAACATTCTATTGTGTAAGTTACACCTGCCAAAGGATGATGACATCGCCACAGGAGATGTTCAGTAATTAAAGATCTTCCCCACAGCCTGCATCTAAGTAAAACAGATTACactgcaggaaagaaaaaggaaacctttaattaCCAAAATCTCCCTCAACTGATGATCTCATCACACTTCCACAGGTATAacatatgcaacaggatttggctgTTTTGCTGCAGGTCTCACTTACAAACAATAACAATTAACACATGTGACCTATAATATATAAGCCATTTACTCTTGAATAGTTCTGAAGTTGTCcaacatttttaaatgaatatactAAAGGATGTAGCTTAGAgaacataggttttttttttaattgcaagtGAGAGACAGTACTTGGCTTTAAAAGGCTTCCTATTTCTCTTTGTTACTacagtttttaaaactaaaaattaaGCCTGCTAGATGCTGTCTTTTGGAATTTACCACACGGTTTATCACAATCCAGCTCCACACAAAACTTCCAGAAATCATAAAAGTCTTCAGGCATCTTGAGCCGATAGCAACGTTCCACTTCTTCACGAACATGATCCGGGACCTCTGTTCCTTTGGACcgtctcttctttccttcttttgttttttcacaCTGCCAGTGAACAGCAGGCCAGTTTTAGTTCCATACCTGGCACAAGGCATACTCAAACTTTTATACTTTAAGACAAGGGAAATATGTGGGCCAGATGCAGTCTGCCCCCAATTTTACCAAGCAGATCCTTTGCCCTGTGCTACTACTTCAGCACGAGCCTTCTTCAATTATAATCTACAAAAATTCATGCTAAAATAAAACTGTTAGTTTTTAAGAGATGACAAGACTCTTCAGTTAGGTTGAAAGAATTTTATACAGCTACGCCTTTACATTTTGCGGTGTATGagcatgtgcaaaaaaaaaaaacatgggcatACGCACTAGCAGAAAAAATAAAACCTCTTTGCCTGCCTTCCTGGTTTTGCTCTGTCAGCAGAGGCTTTTTTTCATCCCATTTCCCTTCCAATAATCATGCATATGAATGCTAGTTACATATTCCACCTCCACCCAATAAGTTTCTGAATTTCTGGTCTAGTACCCACCAGCACTCTGCATATCTTCAAAGGCAAGTTTTCAAATATATCAGATACTCTGACCTATAGAGGCATATTTTTAACCAGAGAAGTGTGAATGGTGGATACAAAGAGAATGGTGCGACAATATTAACTCTCCCTTGGGGATCTGAATGGGGGTTGGAATGATATGGATACCTGCTCTTGCACATTTGCATGGGGTCTCTGCTTGCAGTCTGCAGCCATTTTGTCCCCTGTTGTCACTACTGCAACATCCCGTCTTTTTCGCCCAGGAGTGTTTCCAGGGCCTCTACCCCTTGATGTCATCGCACAAAGGTATCTGGATCAATCACAGAAAACTAGGAGGGAACAACATTAGGATGAGGGTTAGCATTAGCATAGCATGCTCTCTGAAAGGTTTACAAGTTATTACTGATTCAGGGTGCCACCTGATAAATAATGCTATATTACTCATAAACTATAAACAGTACTGAATGGAAAGACTACTGAAGAAAGGGAGAGCGTACCTATCTTAATATCTCATAAGAAGCCCAAATCCATATACAGGACTCCACTACTAACTGCACAAAAAGAatcagaaataaagaaaatatgtggTATGCAAATTTCCAACATCAGTTTATttgtttgcattatttatttcaaaggaacTGTCACACTGTCAATCAACCTTCCTCCTGGTGCTTTCCAGATATACTGTCCATTCtggggggtgatgggagttgtagtccaacccatTTGAAGGACACTTGAAGGATATTTTTaattgtgcacacacacaaattgagTCAAAAAAATTATATGTTTTTCTGCTTAGGTCTGTTCTATTATTCTGTTACATTTGAATTGTCATTAGGATTAACTAATCAACCAAACTCACCTTAGTAAAAATACATTACTGGCACAATTCTATATGCCCCCACCTGAAAGTAACCTCCACTAAAcatgtgtttaccatttctcagagtggtatttgttccttttaaatatttgtatacttactgttttttagttTTATCATTGTCTTTTCATTATGCCtctttatacttactgttttcagcttcagATATTGTTTTTCAGTTACGTTAACCatattgggtcctttttaaggagaaaaatggggtaacatatttaaaacaaactcATGGGGGACTTATTTCCAAGAACATACATAGTCCAAGGGGCAAGATAcgtttttccccctccagggaAGGACTACAGTCCATGACAAACAGCCAGCCCAACTAGCAGAAGTATTAAGATTGCAATAGCAAAGGGCGAGAAGCCGAAAAGTATGAAAGATGGAGAGATGTAGGAAAAATAAGCTTATACTGGAGGtttacaaaaaaaaccaaaaaacaaaaacagacattttgctgcctgagaagaACACCAAACGACACCTCGCCTTGTGGCCAACACATTTACAAATTCTGCCACACTATTTAGGCTCCTAATTTGAATTCCATCTtcgtctacacacacacacacaacccacttTCCTCCTCCGACCTTCTGCATACTTTCCCTGGGAGCAAGTGACACTGAACCCGCACTCGTGTGAAAGTAAGTCGCACTCTGGGGAGACCTGCGTCGGAGAACTGCTTTGTTCATCTGCTTGCCTGCCCAGctacccctctctctctctctctcatatgtaATTATACAACAGCAGGCCCTTTCCCGACAGGCACACACCTTGCTCCGGGGGAGAGAGGAAGCCAGGAGGGGACTCAAAAGAGACGGGAGAAAAAAAGCCACAAGGGAGAGGCGAGCCCGGGCGGCTGACAAGGCAAGCAAGCAGGGGACGCAACAGGATGAAAACCTCGGAACAGAAAAGCAGGGGGGACGGGGCACAGGCAAGTCAGCCGAAGCAAGGGAAGCGGAGGAATGCCGCTGCTACAAAAGCGGATGATGGGACCACCGAAAGGGACGCACACCAACGCGGCAAAAAAAGGctttctctacccccccccccaacgtggAACCGCCTTGGCGCCTTCTCGGCCAAcgagtttcctttttttttccccccgccATCCCAGCGGAAACGGAAGCAGGGCCTGATCCTCGGGCAGCGGGAgatgctgcttttgttttgttttggaaggcgCACCTCCAGCTATAAGCTGGGTGGCGTCCAATAATTGTTAACTCACCTCGAATCCGTTGAGAGAGCTGGGCTACATAAACCACAAATAAATGGAGTTAAGCCTTAACGGGAGCGTTCACAAGACTCGTGTTAAAAGTATCTCTGGTGTTTCTCTCTTGGCCACGAGAGGGAGCGCTTGAGGTTTTCATGCGGGAATTCACCTAAACGTGAAGACAAGCTTCTGGGACAGAGAGGAGGCGCCGCAGTGCTGAATTCCAGGCTGTGGTTTGTTATAACAGAAACCGCCAAATTGTGATGTTTGGAATAAGTTTTACTTTTACCCGGTTTGTATATATCCAGTTTTTATGACTACCACCATTAAAAGCTCTAAAAGCATATTCCTATTTGGGTAAGTATATAAAGATGGTGGTGCAGGTTAGTGGTTAGAGGATGGCCTGGGACTAGGTAGATCTAGGTTTTGATCCAGGTAGAgtggtggttcccaactttgggtctcctgatgttctggactacaactcccataaatcttggccagcacagctagtggtaaaggcttctgggggtttagcccaagaacatctgggaagtcAAGGTTGGGAATTGCTGATGTGCAGCTATGAAACACACTGGGTGACTTTAGGTCAGTCTTTGTCCTCTCAACCTGATGTAGCACCTGTCGTTTCGAAGGTGTGAGGAAAGCTCCTTTTATCACCACCTTACCTTGAGCAAACTGAAGGAAAAAGCAATATATAAATGCACTAAATGTATACTCAGAAATCATGTATGTTGAGTACAGGTGGGCTTATGCCTGTTAAATATAAAATACCctgttccccgaaaataagacagggtcttatattactttttgctccaaaaaatgcattacggcttattttcaggggatgttttatttattatttatttatttatttaacttatatgccacccacactacccgaaggtctctgggcggcttacagcatttaaaatacaataaaaaggcaaaataaaagggcaaaagaattaaaatgcaattaaaatatatatactaaaaattgttttatttttatttttttcatgtataaccatctacatttatttgcatctagccatgtcatcttctggttgctgcacaatgttggagggcggggtttcatttaaatagggcttatattacgagcatcctgaaaaatcatactagggcttattttcaggttaggtcttattttgggggaaacaggatagcAGTCTAAAATGGGATCTGAGAGATGAATATCTAGGATATTGACATCAAAGGTGGACAAACTGTAATCCTCTCTAGAATCTTGCATTTGCAGAGAAAAGGAATCTCCATGTTACCTTTTCCCCAGTGGGCTTTGCCCGCAGTCATGTGATATCTGCAtgatggttcccaatcttgggtcctcagatattcttggactacagctcccagaaatcctggccagcacagctaatggtgaagacttctgggagttttagtccaagaacatctggagatacaaggttga is part of the Pogona vitticeps strain Pit_001003342236 chromosome 5, PviZW2.1, whole genome shotgun sequence genome and encodes:
- the HPF1 gene encoding histone PARylation factor 1, whose amino-acid sequence is MTSRGRGPGNTPGRKRRDVAVVTTGDKMAADCKQRPHANVQEQCEKTKEGKKRRSKGTEVPDHVREEVERCYRLKMPEDFYDFWKFCVELDCDKPCDALRSSLGLQLVGPYDILDGKQKKANRSGDVNFSLHWRFFYDPPEFQTIITEDSKTQYHMGYFRDVPDELPVWVGENEAKKGCTISQLGDNVFAAVKLFLFKTLKELTDKKKAGILKDLDEKLTKTAKELGYSLEQKTMRMKQRDKKVVTKTFNGAGIVVPVDKNGVGYRELPETNASLKRICKAIVDAPNDDQRMKAFAPIQEMLTFVQFANDECDYGMGYELGIDLFCYGSHYFHKIIGQLLPLAYNLLKRNLFAEIIESHLANRKEENVDQLTS